CAGTTAGGATTACGTTGGAGCTGGCAAAGGAGAGAAAGGTTTGAGAGACAGGAGCTAAGAAAGCAGCCTGGGGGAATCTAGTGAAGGAGCAATTGTAAGAAACCCCAATGATACAGATGCATAGCAATGCTGCAATGAAATAAATTCACTGATATACACTGACTTTAAAAAATCATACAATGCCAGGCAGTGAGTGGAGGCATATACctttacagcacttgggaggcagaggcacttggatctatgactttgaggccagcctggtctacagagtgagttccaggacagccagggctacacagagaaaccctgtctcaacaaacaaaacaaaaaaatcatagaaaataaaagacagattCAGGCTCTAAAAGAAGCCTTGCGGTGGCAAGGTAAGTCTCCAGTTACCTTCCCATACAGAGCTGCGGCTGCCCACCCCCatctgtttgtttagttttggtctGTTAGGATTTCGTTATGGTTTTTGCATTTTTAAGATGGGTCtcagctttgtttcttttctttttttctttctttctttcccccccccccccccccccaagatatggtctttctgtgtagccctggctgtcctggaactcaactctgtagaccaggctgtcctcaaactcaagagatctgcttgcctttacACCAgggtactggggttaaaggcttgtgccaccatggccCAGCAATAGATCACATCTTAATCTAGGCTTGACTCACTCAGacttgctatgcagcccaggctggtctgtaACTTGCTACTTCCTGCTCAgcctccagagaaacaaatatgCATCATCATATAATACTGTCAAATGTGACTTAATAGCAATAGTCCAAGAACTGCTTAGATGCCCTTCCAGTACAGCAAGTTCAACAGTGCACTTCATTTTCATGTGCTCCTATACAAACAGAACACAAACTCGGAGAATCAAGATGTGCCCAACATTACACAAAAAATAGAGCCACCATTCAGAAGACCGTGGGCTACTCCAGCACTGCCGCTCTGGCTCCTGATGGGCAGCAGGGTGAGGCCTTGGCTCATGCTGCTCACGGCTTACGGATGGAATACAACTACTAGGATGTAAAAGCAGGAAGTCTGCAGACACTCCAACTGTCTCACCTTGACACATAcctcacttttattttctctgctcttATTACAAAATGGGATTAGGAAGATATGGGATTTGCTCACATTAACAAGTtctttaggggctagagagatggctcagtggttaagagcactgactgcgcttccagaggtcctgagttcaattcccagcaaccacatggtggctcacaaccatctgtaatgagatctgatgccttcttctggtgtatctgaagatagctacagtatactcatatatatagaataaatcttaaaaaaaaaaaaaagttctttaaaCACTCTAAgttaaaagcttttatttttttagatttatataCTTCATGTGTATACACGTTTGCCTGCATGTGCTGTGaactatgtgcatgcctggtgccagccCCAGATCAGAAAAGAGTGATTTCCAGTTCTCCCCAGAACTGGAAATAACAGACGATTATGAGCCATCATGCGGGTTCAGGgaaccaagcctgggtcctctggaagagcacacagcactcttaactactgagccatttctctagctgtaCCCCCACCCACTGggtgcagcttttttttttttttttttttttttttaaacctgaacTTCAGAGAATCCTAAGCTAGCTTACGGTATGCTATAGGCAGGGAAGTACCACATCATCAATGTATCAGGTTATTGTTTGGGGTACCCCCTAAAAGACCGCTAGGGAAAACACAAATCTACATCAGCCTAACCAGACAGCAAAACAATATAATGGTCTTTTTAActaatttacttttctgttttgtgagatagggtttctctgtgtaatagtcctggttgtcctggaactcacttttaaaccaggctggtctcaaattcagagatcctcctgcctctcaagtgctggtattaaaggcaaaTGACACTAGACCtggcttattttttaatttgtatttagttttagttatgcacatgtgtgtgcctacacGTCTGTGTATACATCCTGTATgtacaggtgcccatggaggccagaagagggcatcaggtcccctggaagcgCAGTTACAGGAGGCACTGAGCTGTGATAAGGGTGCTAGAAACCAAGCCCAGgccctcaggaagagcagcaagtgccctggcgtccattctgtgtgtgtgtgcacaggcacatTCAAGCCTTCACTGAGGCTCCTGTATTGCTTTGCTAAATGTTCTTTTCTCATTTGGGTCACACACAGTCTCCCTATGTTGTCAGACTCAAACTCCTGTGGCTCAAGCcagcctcctgcttccacctccaacCCACCTGGCACCCAttccttaattctttttttttcttttcttttttttttttttttttttttttttttttcttttttggtttttcgagacagggtttctctgtgtagctctggctgtcctggaactcactctgtagaccaggctggcctcgaactcagaaatccacctgcctctgcctcctaagtcctgggattaaaggcgtgcgccaccactgccaggcaactATTCCTTAGTTCTTGAGCCACCCACCACTTCTCCACTGCACAGAAGGATCCCCCAACACTCAGACACCGTCAGTTCTCAGGGTCCGAACACCCtgtctgcacactgcacacagagGACCATGTCTTTCATCTTGGAGTTTTTCCATCACTCTAGCTCATGGGCTTTTGCtctgctttttaatatttaatattttatgtatatgagtgtatgagtgttttggttACATTTAtacctgtgcaccatgtgtgtctgATGCCTCAgcgaccagaagagggcatcagatctcttgaaactgaagttacacacagttgtgagctaaGAAACGAACCCTGGcgctgtggaagagcagtcagtgctcttaaccaagaAGCCACCTGTCCAGCCACCAAGcacatggtttttgttgttgttgttttgtttttttactattattattttaactaaaaaatatttagaactaggtgtgcacatctttaatcccagcattctggaggcagaggcaggtggagctctgagttccagaccttatctcaaaaccaaaacaattcaTTGGACATGGGCCTGGTCCAGCTCTTCACAAAGCCCCCCCccctcctgccttagctcctGCTGTCCTTGTCCCTTACGTGGACTCCCTGCTGTCCCAAGTGTTATGAATGTTCCTACTCCAGGCCTTTTCACACTGGCACCATAGAGGCTAAGCCTTTTCTCACTCTAACCTCTCCCCCAGTTCAAAACACagcattatttatatgtatttactaggctgttcttttttctcttttccctaagGATTACCAACACATAAACAGGCACCCAATTCTTATGGTCCTTAATCACTGCAGAGACATTCTGAGAGCAAGCACTTACCTGCTCCCCTGCTAGGAGGGTCTCGGGCTGGGGGAGGTGGCCTGTTACTCAACAAAGAAGGGGTAGCTGAGGCGGGTGGAGGAGGTGCAAGGCCTCGGACAGGCCCTGGTGTTTTCCTATGCAAAGAATTGTGTCTCTGTGGCAGCTCAGGGGCTGACTCATTGGTGGGGCTTGAGGGCCCATTGGGAACCCCAGGAGGCTGACGGTAAGGCGGTGGGGGAGGAGCCAGAGACTGGCCAGTGGGTCCTGTTCTGACGTTCACAGGGGAAGGAGGTGGCTTTACAGGGGGTGGAGTAGGGTGTCCTTCTCGGCCAGGGTGCAGCCTCTGTCCAGGTGCTGGAGGCAATGGTTTCTCCCTGTTGTAGGCTTGGGCTTTGTTGCTGTGCAGAGGCAGAGGGGTAGGGGGCGCATTGGCACGCCGCCCTGGAGGTGGTGGGGGAGGTGCAGAGGAACTGTGCTTCATTCCTGTGCCACTGGTGGTGTTGGGCCGAGAGAGGTCCGGTAAGGAGGGTCTCTGCATCCGGGGCAGTTCTGGGAGGGAGGCTCGGCTGCTTTCGGTATCATCATGAGGGCGCCCACTGGCTGCTGACACTGGAGGTCTTGGAGCAGCAGCTCGAGAACTGGGGACTTGCAGGGCTGGCTTGCCAGCTGGAATCTCTACAAACACACCAGACAACACTGTAAGAGTTAAAGCCTATCCATCAGGGCTCTAGCTGACCCAGCCTCTGTGCAACCTGCATAACAGCCATCAGAGTCCCAGACAgctcttgggtttgtttgctttcctGTGGCCCTGGGATCTAGCCCAGAGGCCAGTGCATGCAAGGCCCTCCTCCACTTGCTGAGCTATAGCTCTAGCCTTAGTTCTGAGTTTTAATCAGGTTTAAACAGATTCAGGACCTGTTAATAATACTGTTGACATAGCTTGAACACATTTAaattgaattatatttatttattttacccttTTTTGGGGGAGGGAGTAGTTTTGTTTAGCCCTagatcctgaaacttgctctgcagaccaggctggcctcaaagtcagagatctgcctgcttctgattcctgagttctgggattaaaggcgtgtgccaccaggccaggcttatttgtctttctgttccttaTTTCACTTGACTGTGTTTTCACAAAAACAATAATTTCCTTCTTAAGGGCCAAATAATAAATCTATTCTATGTTTGTATATCTTTGTCTGGGTGTAAATATTCTGAATGTATTTATGTACTTAGAGACAGGTCTCATGTAACTTAGACTGGCCTGAGACTCAgaatgtagccaagaatgaccttgaatgtcTGAGATTCACTCTCCTGTATCTATCTCCCAAGTTTTGGAATTACACATATGTAGCACCTAGCCTGGTTTCTACAGTGCTCAGGTCTTCAGACATACTAGGCAAGCCTTCAGTTCACTGATACAACTCAGCACTTAAATTCTGCTTGTTTCTCTCTTGggtccaggctgccctcaaacttaggattctcctgcctcagcctcccaaggaggACTGCAGTCATGCACCAGCAACTGCCATTTTCTTTACTAAGTTAAACACTTTACTTCCCCCTCAGCTTTGCTTCACTCTCCTGGAAACTactctcatttcttcctcctctgtcccccAAGCCAGGCCTCAACCCCAGCACACTTGGACCAAGTCAAAACACTTATACTTGGGAGATCTCCTGAGATAATTTTTGAGATACCTGAGGCATCCTTGGCTCCCACAGGTCGGAGCTTCGGCACTCCTCCTTGAAAGAGACCTCCCTTGGGCTGCAAAGCAGCAGTTCCAGGGCCGTAGCCACCACTGCTTCCTTTGGGCTCTGCAAGGCATAGGTAAGGGTTTCATGTCACATGCTCTGAGCTGCTTTCATTTACAAGTGTAccaactttcctttttttcccctctatcaGGAAGCAGCCAAACAGCAGCACCAAACACAAACTCAAGAACACGCAGGCCTTGTAGCTACACACCTCCACGTGAGGATTattaagacaaaacaagaaaaatgaaaggacAAAGGGACAGAGGAGCCATCTTTAAGGTGAAGGAAAACAACTCAATTAAAGATATGCTCAGTGGAGTTCCCTGGGCTCTTCCTGACAGCTCATGGCTCAGGTGGATCAAGTGTGAGCAACCTCTCCTGTGCCTACAAGAATGGACATGTATAGCAATCAGAAAACCATCCTTGGTTTCAGACAAGAAGTTTCCAGGAATGTGGTGGTCTC
The nucleotide sequence above comes from Arvicanthis niloticus isolate mArvNil1 chromosome 6, mArvNil1.pat.X, whole genome shotgun sequence. Encoded proteins:
- the Wipf2 gene encoding WAS/WASL-interacting protein family member 2, with the translated sequence MPIPPPPPPPPGPPPPPTFNQANTEQPKLSRDEQRNRGALLQDICKGTKLKKVTNVNDRSAPVIEKPKGSSGGYGPGTAALQPKGGLFQGGVPKLRPVGAKDASEIPAGKPALQVPSSRAAAPRPPVSAASGRPHDDTESSRASLPELPRMQRPSLPDLSRPNTTSGTGMKHSSSAPPPPPPGRRANAPPTPLPLHSNKAQAYNREKPLPPAPGQRLHPGREGHPTPPPVKPPPSPVNVRTGPTGQSLAPPPPPYRQPPGVPNGPSSPTNESAPELPQRHNSLHRKTPGPVRGLAPPPPASATPSLLSNRPPPPARDPPSRGAAPPPPPPMIRNGARDAPPPPPPYRMHGSEPPSRGKPPPPPSRTPAGPPPPPPPPLRNGHRDSITTVRSFLDDFESKYSFHPVEDFPAPEEYKHLQRVYPSKTNRAARGAPPLPPILR